One window of the Diospyros lotus cultivar Yz01 chromosome 12, ASM1463336v1, whole genome shotgun sequence genome contains the following:
- the LOC127787482 gene encoding uncharacterized protein LOC127787482, with translation MYPNDEEKIAFITKDVNICYKVMSIGLKNAGATYNRLMNKVFLDQIVLEDREVSLSLGYHSLEAHTLFPDSSNHYANRSTDQVLLDFYVELSSRTQVFDSNPWTLSVDGASNIKGSGAGIILEGPDGLLIEQSLRFNFRTSNNQAEYEALIVGLGLAKEVGATKLIARNDSQLVINHVKGEFQAKDHQLSKYLNKVKALSEAIESFNIEYVPREQNLRVDLLLKLDSTKALGTNQSVI, from the exons ATGTACCCAAATGACGAGGAAAAGATAGCCTTCATCACCAAAGACGTGAACATTTGCTACAAAGTCATGTcgattggattgaagaatgcagGAGCTACCTACAACCGACTGATGAACAAGGTGTTCCTTGATCAAATAG TACTAGAAGATAGAGAAGTTAGCCTTAGCCTTGGTTATCATAGCTTGGAAGCTCATACCTTATTTCCAGATTCATCAAATCACTATGCTAACCGATCAACCGATCAG gTATTGTTAGACTTCTATGTTGAATTATCTTCGCGTACTCAAGTTTTCGATAGTAACCCTTGGACATTATCAGTGGATGGAGCTTCAAACATCAAGGGAAGCGGGGCGGGAATAATCTTGGAGGGACCAGATGGGCTTCTGATCGAACAGTCCCTTCGTTTTAACTTCAGGACGAGCAATAACCAAGCCGAGTACGAAGCCCTCATCGTTGGGCTAGGCTTGGCCAAGGAAGTTGGAGCTACTAAGCTGATTGCAAGGAACGATTCCCAGCTGGTGATTAACCACGTTAAAGGTGAATTCCAAGCAAAAGATCATCAGCTCAGCAAGTATCTCAACAAGGTCAAAGCCTTATCCGAGGCCATCGAGTCCTTTAACATTGAGTATGTTCCAAGGGAGCAAAATTTAAGAGTAGACTTGCTCTTAAAGCTCGATAGCACCAAGGCTCTAGGAACCAACCAGTCGGTTATATAG
- the LOC127786897 gene encoding novel plant SNARE 11, with protein MSSLSAISEELAEIEGQISDIFRTLSNGFQKLEKIKDAGRQSRQLEELTGKMRECKRLIKEFDRELKDLEYRNDPETNKMLNERKQSMVKELNSYVALKKQYASNIDSKRVDLFDGPNDGVGEDNVLLASSMTNQQLVDHGNQMMDETDEAIERSKKVVHETINVGTETAESLKAQTEQMSRIVNELDSIHFSIKKASKLVKEIGRQVATDRCIMAMLFLIVLGVIAIIIVKLVNPHNKDIRDIPGLAPPVQSRKLLWNPN; from the exons ATGTCTTCTTTATCTGCGATCAGCGAGGAGCTCGCGGAGATAGAAGGGCAGATCTCTGATATTTTTCGAACTCTATC AAATGGATTTCAGAAATTGGAGAAGATTAAAGATGCGGGCAGGCAGAGTAGACAGTTAGAAGAGCTCACGGGGAAGATGCGGGAATGTAAGAG GCTTATTAAAGAGTTTGATAGAGAGTTGAAAGATTTGGAGTATAGAAATGACCCAGAGACGAACAAGATGCTGAACGAGAGAAAGCAATCTATG GTCAAAGAGTTGAATTCATACGTTGCTCTGAAGAAGCA ATATGCAAGCAATATTGATAGCAAGCGGGTCGATCTCTTTGATGGGCCTAATGATGGGGTTGGGGAAGACAATGTCTTGCTAGCTTCAT CTATGACAAATCAACAGCTAGTAGATCACGGAAATCAGATGATGGATGAAACTGATGAAGCCATCGAGAGATCAAAAAAG gttgtCCACGAAACAATCAATGTTGGAACAGAAACTGCTGAATCTCTGAAGGCTCAG acTGAGCAAATGAGTAGGATTGTTAATGAATTGGACTCTATCCATTTCTCAATCAAAAAGGCTTCAAAACTGGTGAAGGAAATTGGTAGGCAG GTTGCAACTGATCGGTGTATTATGGCCATGCTCTTCCTCATTGTGCTTGGCGTCATAGCCATCATAATTGTAAAG CTCGTGAACCCGCACAACAAAGACATCAGGGACATTCCAGGATTAGCCCCGCCCGTTCAAAGTCGAAAATTACTGTGGAATCCTAATTGA
- the LOC127814048 gene encoding 60S ribosomal protein L37a isoform X2 gives MTKRTKKAGIVGKYGTRYGASLRKQIKKMEVSQHSKYFCEFCGKYAVKRKAVGIWGCKDCGKVKAGGAYTLNTASAVTVRSTIRRLREQTES, from the exons ATG ACTAAGCGTACAAAGAAGGCTGGTATTGTTGGAAAGTATG GAACCCGTTATGGGGCTAGTCTGCGAAAGCAGATCAAGAAGATGGAGGTTTCTCAGCATAGCAAATACTTCTGCGAGTTTTGTGGAAAG TATGCTGTGAAGAGGAAGGCAGTGGGGATTTGGGGCTGCAAGGATTGTGGTAAAGTCAAAGCAGGCGGGGCTTACACATTGAA CACTGCCAGTGCCGTGACAGTTCGGAGCACAATTAGGAGGCTGAGGGAGCAAACTGAGAGCTGA
- the LOC127814048 gene encoding 60S ribosomal protein L37a isoform X1, translating into MQTKRTKKAGIVGKYGTRYGASLRKQIKKMEVSQHSKYFCEFCGKYAVKRKAVGIWGCKDCGKVKAGGAYTLNTASAVTVRSTIRRLREQTES; encoded by the exons ATGCAGACTAAGCGTACAAAGAAGGCTGGTATTGTTGGAAAGTATG GAACCCGTTATGGGGCTAGTCTGCGAAAGCAGATCAAGAAGATGGAGGTTTCTCAGCATAGCAAATACTTCTGCGAGTTTTGTGGAAAG TATGCTGTGAAGAGGAAGGCAGTGGGGATTTGGGGCTGCAAGGATTGTGGTAAAGTCAAAGCAGGCGGGGCTTACACATTGAA CACTGCCAGTGCCGTGACAGTTCGGAGCACAATTAGGAGGCTGAGGGAGCAAACTGAGAGCTGA